A region of Nostoc sp. ATCC 53789 DNA encodes the following proteins:
- a CDS encoding AAA family ATPase, with amino-acid sequence MSIDLLEFFQRTDPSRTLYVNQGSDKKYYIDFSSVRGGDIIGKLKQKITFFKANEPTCTLFTGHIGCGKSTELIRLQVELEESGYHVVYFESSEDLEMTDVDIADVLLAIAHRVSQSLEKITLDEPNKFHELLQGALRVLDSEVTGFKVKTPAGDIGLSTEKEKFSLALGIGEITAKTKSNPMLREKLNQYLGPQKTRLLEAINRELLEPAIAKLKQQGKKGLVVIVDNLDRIDNRIKPWGRPQQEYLFVDQGEFLTKLNCHLVFTMPLALKFSNDYGMLTQRFPEDPKVLPMVPVQWPDGSVHEQGMGLMQQMVLARAFPDLQPDERLNYITEIFDSAETLERLCRLSGGHVRDLLRLLNTLIQEEMTLPLSGNTLEQVIRSRRNEMMMPISDSEWELLRYVKRKKKVSDDQGYQKLIRSRFVFEYRDGGESWFDLNPILAEAVELAN; translated from the coding sequence ATGAGCATAGATTTACTAGAGTTTTTCCAGCGAACAGACCCCAGCCGGACTTTGTACGTGAATCAAGGTTCAGATAAGAAGTACTACATTGACTTTTCCTCTGTGAGGGGCGGCGATATTATTGGCAAGCTGAAGCAGAAAATCACATTCTTCAAAGCGAACGAACCCACCTGCACCTTATTCACTGGGCATATCGGCTGTGGGAAATCGACAGAACTAATAAGGCTACAAGTAGAATTAGAAGAGTCAGGTTATCACGTAGTATATTTTGAGTCGAGTGAAGACTTAGAAATGACGGACGTAGACATTGCAGATGTGTTGCTAGCGATCGCGCATCGTGTAAGCCAAAGTCTGGAGAAAATCACGCTTGATGAACCGAACAAATTCCACGAACTGCTGCAAGGTGCCTTGAGAGTGCTGGACTCCGAGGTAACGGGGTTTAAGGTAAAAACACCAGCAGGCGATATTGGCTTGTCTACTGAAAAGGAGAAATTCTCCTTAGCACTGGGAATTGGAGAAATTACAGCGAAGACAAAAAGCAACCCGATGCTGCGGGAGAAGCTGAATCAATACTTGGGGCCACAGAAAACCAGACTGCTGGAAGCGATTAATCGAGAACTGCTAGAGCCAGCGATCGCCAAACTGAAGCAGCAGGGGAAAAAGGGATTGGTGGTGATAGTCGATAACCTTGACCGCATAGATAACCGGATCAAGCCGTGGGGTCGTCCACAGCAGGAGTACCTGTTTGTGGATCAGGGGGAGTTTTTGACAAAGCTGAATTGCCATTTAGTTTTCACAATGCCCCTGGCGCTGAAGTTCTCCAACGATTACGGAATGCTGACCCAAAGATTCCCGGAAGACCCGAAGGTACTGCCGATGGTTCCAGTGCAATGGCCAGACGGTAGCGTACATGAACAGGGGATGGGGCTGATGCAGCAGATGGTACTGGCTAGGGCATTCCCTGATTTACAACCAGACGAGCGGTTAAACTACATTACTGAAATTTTCGATAGTGCAGAAACCTTAGAACGCCTGTGCAGACTGAGTGGTGGTCATGTGCGAGATTTGCTCAGGTTGCTCAATACCTTGATACAGGAGGAAATGACACTTCCACTCTCTGGCAATACCTTAGAGCAAGTGATTCGCTCTCGTCGTAATGAGATGATGATGCCGATTTCAGATTCGGAGTGGGAATTACTACGTTATGTTAAGCGAAAGAAGAAAGTCAGTGATGACCAAGGATACCAAAAGCTAATCCGTAGTAGATTTGTGTTTGAATACCGAGATGGGGGCGAATCCTGGTTTGATTTAAACCCGATATTGGCAGAGGCA
- a CDS encoding SDR family NAD(P)-dependent oxidoreductase, with translation MSKLILITGISKGLGYAMAESFIQQGHTVIGCARSSDAIDKIRQKFSVPNDFTSVDVANEQLVEKWAQDVLQKYSPPDIVINNAAITNYPAPLWEIPSEEFSDLIDINIKGVANIIRYFVPAMVKKKRGIIVNFSSGWGRSTSAQVAPYCASKWAIEGLTRSLAQELPTGMAAIPLNPGIIHTDMLSISFGEEAANYTPVSDWVLKAVPFILNLKPKDNGIPLTIS, from the coding sequence ATGAGTAAGCTCATCCTAATTACAGGCATAAGTAAAGGTCTAGGTTATGCGATGGCTGAGAGTTTTATTCAACAGGGACATACTGTTATTGGTTGCGCCCGTTCATCAGATGCAATCGATAAAATACGCCAAAAGTTTAGTGTGCCCAACGATTTCACATCTGTAGATGTGGCAAATGAACAACTTGTAGAAAAATGGGCCCAAGACGTACTTCAAAAATATTCACCGCCAGATATAGTAATTAATAATGCGGCAATTACCAATTATCCAGCACCTTTGTGGGAAATACCATCTGAAGAATTTTCGGATCTTATAGATATCAATATCAAAGGAGTAGCGAATATAATTCGCTATTTCGTACCAGCAATGGTGAAAAAGAAACGGGGTATTATTGTTAACTTTAGTTCAGGCTGGGGACGTTCGACTTCAGCCCAAGTTGCCCCATACTGCGCTTCCAAGTGGGCAATAGAAGGATTAACTCGTTCTTTGGCACAAGAATTGCCAACTGGTATGGCAGCTATACCGCTCAATCCAGGGATTATTCATACAGATATGCTTTCTATTAGCTTTGGAGAAGAAGCTGCTAATTATACACCCGTGTCCGATTGGGTATTGAAAGCTGTGCCATTTATTCTCAATTTAAAACCCAAAGATAACGGGATTCCCTTGACCATTTCATGA
- the rpaB gene encoding response regulator transcription factor RpaB, whose amino-acid sequence MRNLSGEKGTILVVDDEASIRRILQTRLEMIGYSVVTASDGEEALSAFRKETPDLIVLDVMMPKLDGYGVCQELRKQSDVPIIMLTALADVADRITGLELGADDYMTKPFSPKELEARIACVLKRRSHKTSMNTIPNSFIIHTGDLKIDISKRQVHKNEQRIRLTGIEFSLLELLVNDSGKIFSRLEILRQLWGFVPEMSTDTRVVDVHISRLRTKVESDPNNPELIITARGSGYFFPRIIDLEQE is encoded by the coding sequence GCATCCGGCGGATTTTACAGACGCGGTTAGAAATGATTGGCTACAGTGTAGTTACAGCTTCTGATGGTGAAGAAGCTTTGTCAGCTTTTCGTAAAGAAACTCCCGACTTAATCGTTCTGGATGTGATGATGCCAAAGCTGGATGGCTACGGTGTCTGTCAAGAATTACGGAAACAATCAGACGTACCAATTATTATGCTAACAGCATTGGCAGATGTAGCAGACCGAATCACTGGGCTGGAACTGGGTGCTGATGACTACATGACGAAACCTTTCTCACCCAAAGAACTAGAAGCTCGAATTGCCTGTGTACTAAAACGGCGCTCCCACAAAACTAGTATGAATACTATTCCTAACTCTTTTATAATTCATACAGGCGACCTGAAAATCGATATAAGTAAGCGGCAAGTCCATAAAAATGAGCAACGCATTCGGTTGACAGGTATAGAATTTAGCTTACTAGAGTTGTTAGTGAATGATTCGGGAAAGATTTTTTCGCGGTTAGAAATATTACGGCAATTGTGGGGCTTTGTACCAGAGATGAGTACAGACACCCGTGTGGTAGATGTGCATATTTCACGATTGCGGACAAAGGTAGAATCCGATCCCAATAACCCAGAATTAATTATTACAGCAAGAGGTAGCGGTTATTTTTTCCCACGAATTATTGATTTAGAGCAGGAATAA
- a CDS encoding glycosyltransferase: MKKHLSQSLPIAPSRKLKITILTVGSRGDLQPYCALAIGLKRAGHEVTVATHENFEPFVRKFDLKFAAIAGNMEEFLQSKQGQRLIAGEKLKKEEGDKLLLQQLESAWSACVGSEVIIYTPLATFGYHIAEKLGVPCFFASVLPLTPTGMFGFLRFAQIAKNPLKKAINYGSYLLVEFLHWQRYRKLLNHFRTETLKLPPLPYFGRRFRQKTPANVSRIPILYGFSSHVIPRPRDWPAWVYVTGFWFIDQASEYEPPLELEDFLGRKQLPLCFGFGSMTMPNPEYLTHYIVEALKKTHQGGIILSGWGNVGRTVNIKDSLRVFVIKEVPHDWLFPQVPAVVHHGGASTTAAVLRAGTPSITVPFFADQPVWGEKLTRLGVSPAPIPYNQVSDKTLAAAIEIVLGDEVMQKKAQELGEKIRGEDGVANAVEAFHRHLGLIG; this comes from the coding sequence TTGAAAAAGCATTTGAGCCAAAGTCTACCTATAGCACCAAGCCGGAAACTGAAGATTACGATCCTAACAGTAGGTTCAAGAGGAGATTTGCAACCATACTGTGCTTTAGCTATTGGCTTGAAGCGTGCGGGGCATGAGGTAACAGTCGCAACGCATGAGAACTTTGAGCCATTTGTGAGGAAGTTCGATTTAAAGTTTGCGGCGATCGCTGGCAATATGGAAGAGTTTCTGCAATCGAAACAAGGGCAGCGATTGATTGCGGGAGAAAAGTTGAAAAAAGAAGAAGGAGATAAGCTTTTACTTCAACAGTTGGAATCAGCTTGGAGTGCGTGTGTTGGAAGTGAGGTGATTATCTACACACCGTTAGCTACCTTTGGATATCACATTGCAGAGAAATTAGGCGTACCCTGCTTTTTTGCATCAGTTCTGCCGTTGACTCCTACAGGGATGTTTGGGTTTTTGAGGTTTGCTCAAATAGCTAAAAACCCGCTAAAGAAAGCGATAAATTATGGTAGCTACTTACTAGTAGAGTTTTTGCACTGGCAAAGATATCGGAAATTGCTCAATCACTTCAGAACAGAAACATTGAAATTGCCGCCTCTACCATATTTCGGCAGACGCTTCAGACAGAAGACTCCGGCGAATGTATCACGAATCCCTATATTGTATGGATTTAGTTCGCACGTCATCCCAAGACCCCGTGACTGGCCTGCATGGGTGTATGTAACTGGGTTTTGGTTTATTGACCAAGCCTCCGAATATGAGCCACCTCTGGAACTAGAGGATTTTCTTGGACGAAAGCAATTACCTTTGTGTTTTGGATTTGGCAGCATGACGATGCCGAATCCAGAATATCTCACACACTATATAGTGGAAGCTTTAAAGAAAACCCATCAAGGCGGGATTATATTGTCAGGCTGGGGTAACGTTGGAAGAACGGTGAATATAAAAGATTCGCTACGAGTGTTTGTGATCAAGGAAGTTCCACATGATTGGCTGTTTCCCCAAGTGCCAGCAGTAGTACATCACGGAGGAGCTAGTACAACGGCAGCAGTGTTACGTGCAGGGACACCATCAATTACTGTACCCTTTTTTGCAGATCAGCCAGTTTGGGGAGAAAAGCTAACTCGCTTGGGAGTCAGCCCTGCACCGATACCGTACAATCAAGTGTCAGATAAAACTTTAGCAGCAGCGATTGAAATCGTACTGGGTGATGAGGTGATGCAGAAAAAAGCCCAGGAGTTAGGTGAGAAAATCAGGGGTGAAGATGGTGTGGCGAATGCAGTTGAAGCATTTCATCGACATTTGGGGTTGATTGGGTGA